Proteins from a genomic interval of Luteibacter pinisoli:
- a CDS encoding efflux transporter outer membrane subunit, with protein MKTLLRSTALFAALVLAGCASVGPDYHAPKEAPVTLQGVDATHQNAADFQAQWWKQFGDPTLDALIQRAATNAPDLKIALARLNQARAALGTAKSQQIPDIETGVSYTRSREQQPGFTDQRVTTTAYQAGFDASWELDLFGGVRRSVEAARADAAAGEASVQDAQVTLFAEVARNYFDLRGTQLRIDVAKRDIANQQDSLKVIAARVEVGTGAEQDLASAKARLASVEAQLPVLETQASADQFRLAVLLGQRPGELDIDLSPATFKPIDVSLAIGGADEVLARRPDIRIAERELAAANARIGVAKADWFPHISLGGFIGFLAGRSNDFGGADSRAFSLAPSISWQGLNVQRVASGVKGAKARAEEAHANYDRTVLTALEDVDNSLVGFNQQRERVEKLLVQAKESRRAADLAKLRYDAGRTDYLELLDAERTQLSAEDQLAEAEAAINVRAVQLYKALGGGWQACGNTACSEVAKVP; from the coding sequence ATGAAAACTCTCCTTCGTTCCACGGCGCTTTTCGCGGCCCTCGTCCTCGCCGGTTGTGCGAGCGTGGGCCCCGATTACCACGCGCCGAAAGAAGCCCCGGTGACGCTGCAGGGCGTCGATGCCACCCACCAGAACGCCGCGGATTTCCAGGCGCAGTGGTGGAAGCAGTTTGGTGACCCGACGCTGGATGCCCTCATCCAGCGCGCGGCCACCAACGCGCCGGACCTGAAGATCGCCCTCGCCCGCCTCAACCAGGCGCGCGCGGCGCTCGGTACCGCGAAGTCGCAGCAGATTCCGGATATCGAAACCGGTGTGTCGTACACCCGCAGCCGCGAGCAGCAGCCGGGCTTCACCGACCAGCGCGTCACCACCACGGCGTACCAGGCAGGCTTCGACGCCTCCTGGGAGCTGGACCTGTTCGGCGGCGTGCGCCGTTCGGTGGAAGCCGCCCGTGCGGATGCCGCCGCGGGCGAAGCATCCGTGCAGGACGCGCAGGTCACGTTGTTCGCCGAGGTGGCGCGCAACTACTTCGACCTCCGCGGCACCCAGCTGCGCATCGACGTCGCCAAGCGCGACATCGCCAATCAGCAGGATTCGCTGAAGGTAATTGCGGCGCGCGTGGAGGTCGGCACCGGTGCCGAGCAGGACCTGGCCAGCGCGAAGGCGCGCCTGGCCTCGGTCGAAGCGCAGCTGCCGGTGCTGGAAACGCAGGCCTCGGCGGATCAGTTCCGCCTTGCCGTACTGCTTGGCCAGCGCCCCGGTGAGCTCGACATCGACCTCTCCCCGGCCACGTTCAAGCCGATCGACGTCAGCCTCGCCATCGGTGGCGCGGACGAGGTGCTTGCGCGTCGCCCGGACATCCGCATCGCCGAGCGTGAGCTTGCCGCGGCCAATGCCCGCATCGGCGTGGCGAAGGCCGACTGGTTCCCGCACATCTCGCTGGGCGGCTTCATCGGCTTCCTCGCCGGTCGCAGCAATGACTTCGGCGGCGCCGATTCGCGCGCGTTCTCGCTGGCCCCGAGCATCTCCTGGCAGGGCCTGAACGTGCAGCGTGTCGCTTCCGGTGTAAAGGGTGCGAAGGCCCGCGCCGAAGAAGCGCATGCGAACTACGACCGCACGGTGCTCACCGCGCTGGAAGACGTCGACAACTCGCTGGTCGGTTTCAACCAGCAGCGCGAGCGCGTCGAGAAGCTGCTCGTGCAGGCGAAGGAAAGCCGCCGCGCGGCGGATCTTGCCAAGCTGCGCTACGACGCCGGCCGCACCGACTACCTGGAACTGCTGGATGCCGAGCGCACCCAGCTCTCGGCCGAGGACCAGCTGGCCGAGGCGGAAGCCGCCATCAACGTCCGCGCCGTGCAGCTGTACAAGGCGCTGGGCGGTGGCTGGCAGGCCTGTGGCAACACCGCCTGTAGCGAGGTTGCAAAGGTGCCATGA
- a CDS encoding serine hydrolase domain-containing protein yields the protein MRRLLPFLLITAAATAWAAGAPPAPPSTTPASRGDGWPVASAAAQGWDTATLGTLPARMADGTYKKITSVVVADHGKLVYEGYFNDGSADALNDVRSATKSLTAMLAGAAIQRGAIKDVHAPVYAFFPDVKLDRPDPRRASITLEDLLTMSSIWECDDENQFSTGNEERMYIADRWLDFALNLPVRGYAPWVQRPAEAPYGRAFSYCTAGAFVAGAVVERAVKKPLATFAREALETPLGITESHWNVSSEGIGMGGGGTRYRARDLAKFGELALDGGRWNGTQVLPAAWVTAMLTPHAQARDDAEYGYLWWRFHFMVDGVDTPVWAMSGNGGNYVFVVPSRRVVAVITSQAFNERFAHPQSQALFRDVILKALPKR from the coding sequence ATGCGACGTTTGCTGCCCTTCCTCCTGATCACCGCCGCGGCCACCGCCTGGGCCGCCGGTGCCCCGCCCGCACCACCTTCGACCACGCCGGCCTCACGCGGCGATGGCTGGCCGGTGGCCAGCGCCGCCGCCCAGGGCTGGGATACCGCCACGCTCGGCACGCTGCCCGCGCGGATGGCCGACGGCACCTATAAGAAGATCACCAGCGTGGTGGTCGCCGACCACGGCAAGCTGGTCTACGAGGGCTACTTCAACGACGGCTCGGCCGATGCCCTGAACGATGTCCGCTCGGCGACCAAGAGCCTCACCGCCATGCTGGCCGGGGCGGCGATCCAGCGCGGCGCCATCAAGGACGTCCACGCGCCGGTGTACGCCTTCTTCCCCGACGTGAAGCTCGACCGCCCCGACCCGCGGCGCGCGTCCATCACCCTGGAAGACCTGCTCACCATGAGCTCGATCTGGGAGTGCGATGATGAAAATCAGTTCTCCACCGGCAACGAAGAGCGGATGTACATCGCCGACCGCTGGCTGGATTTCGCCCTGAACCTGCCGGTGCGCGGGTACGCGCCGTGGGTGCAGCGGCCGGCCGAGGCGCCGTACGGGCGGGCCTTCTCGTACTGCACGGCCGGCGCGTTTGTCGCGGGGGCCGTCGTGGAGCGGGCCGTGAAGAAGCCGCTGGCCACCTTTGCCCGCGAGGCGCTGGAAACGCCGCTCGGCATCACCGAGTCGCACTGGAACGTATCCAGCGAGGGCATCGGCATGGGCGGCGGCGGTACCCGTTATCGGGCCCGCGACCTGGCGAAGTTCGGCGAACTCGCCCTCGACGGCGGCCGCTGGAACGGCACGCAGGTGCTGCCCGCGGCGTGGGTCACCGCCATGCTCACGCCGCACGCACAGGCTCGCGACGACGCGGAATACGGTTACCTGTGGTGGCGCTTCCACTTCATGGTGGATGGCGTCGATACGCCGGTGTGGGCAATGAGCGGCAACGGCGGCAACTATGTCTTCGTCGTGCCCTCGCGCCGCGTGGTCGCCGTGATTACCAGCCAGGCGTTCAATGAGCGATTTGCGCATCCGCAGTCGCAGGCGCTGTTCCGGGATGTGATCCTGAAAGCCTTGCCAAAGCGCTGA
- a CDS encoding LysR family transcriptional regulator, whose amino-acid sequence MEDFSAISVFVRVVEAKSFSAAATHLEMTPSGVSRAISRLEESLGARLFFRSTRSLRLTDDGGAFYARCKEILADLSEATEALGYARTKPAGKLRVAASSAVGRAALIPNLAEFEARFPDIRLELTMCDFPFDLNEEGFDCAIRMGELADSSLIARKIGHFSNVLCASPAYLARHGKPVAIDDLKSHRTVNFVHPSTGKPYQWQFDSPSGRVAVDVDAHMLINDGESVIQAAIAGLGIIQAPHCLAACALSKGLLEIIMTDTISTGSNLWIVYPQKRHLSARVQAFIEWTSELFQRTSDPQCRLVEQQQAELEAVRKRKMPAIAAVA is encoded by the coding sequence ATGGAAGACTTTTCCGCTATCAGCGTGTTTGTCCGGGTGGTGGAGGCGAAGAGCTTCTCCGCCGCTGCCACCCATCTCGAAATGACCCCATCGGGGGTAAGCCGCGCCATTTCCCGGCTGGAAGAAAGCCTGGGCGCACGGTTGTTCTTCCGCTCGACACGTTCGCTGCGGTTGACCGACGATGGCGGCGCGTTCTACGCCCGATGCAAGGAGATCCTCGCGGACCTGAGCGAGGCCACCGAGGCACTCGGCTACGCCCGGACCAAGCCGGCGGGGAAGCTGCGCGTGGCGGCGTCGTCGGCCGTCGGGCGTGCGGCGCTGATCCCGAACCTGGCCGAATTCGAGGCTCGTTTCCCGGATATCCGCCTCGAACTGACCATGTGCGACTTCCCGTTCGATCTGAATGAGGAAGGCTTCGATTGCGCCATCCGGATGGGCGAGCTGGCCGATTCCAGCCTGATCGCCCGCAAGATCGGCCACTTCAGCAATGTCCTGTGCGCCTCCCCGGCCTACCTGGCCCGGCACGGCAAGCCCGTCGCCATTGATGACCTGAAGTCCCACCGCACGGTCAATTTCGTCCACCCGAGCACGGGCAAGCCCTACCAGTGGCAGTTCGATTCGCCCAGCGGCCGCGTGGCCGTGGACGTCGACGCACACATGCTGATCAATGACGGCGAGTCGGTGATCCAGGCCGCCATCGCCGGGCTGGGCATCATCCAGGCGCCGCATTGCCTGGCCGCCTGCGCCCTCTCCAAGGGCCTGCTCGAGATCATCATGACCGACACGATCTCCACCGGCTCCAACCTGTGGATCGTCTACCCGCAGAAGCGCCACCTGTCCGCCCGCGTGCAGGCCTTCATCGAGTGGACGAGCGAACTGTTCCAGCGCACCAGCGACCCGCAGTGCCGCCTGGTGGAGCAGCAGCAGGCCGAGCTGGAAGCCGTGCGCAAGCGGAAGATGCCGGCCATCGCCGCCGTGGCCTGA
- a CDS encoding type IV secretory system conjugative DNA transfer family protein, with amino-acid sequence MHLGKVAATLVACTAAGVAALYGSGYLTLMLLGVDAAPSWDTWWRYTEVLGQPAWKPHAWRIYAGGALGIGVPALLLLGALFVTFRSTKKTLYGDARFATANDLARQGMFDASETSLVVGRMGHRLIQMSGQQFAILAAPTRSGKGVGIVIPNLLTYAGSVVVLDIKQENFDLTSGWRARQGHDVHLFNPFAEDQRSSRWNPLHYVSAGVFRISDVMSIAETLYPDGSGDQKFWVSQARNAFVAFAMYLFEERDAKRRLGLASELAPEPTLGAIFRLSSGKGEEIKAHLRQLAAAPFLGDEAQNAFANLLSQEERTFSSIMGSFREPLNMFINPVMDAATSGNDFLLTDLRRRKMSIYIGIQPNKLGECRTIINLFFSQLIKLNTKELPQQNPALKHQCLLLMDEFTAIGRVDVLAHAVSFIAGYNLRLLPIIQSVSQLEAVYGADVARTLITNHALQIVYTPREQRDANEYSEMLGYTTVRKTSTTRGRDVSRSEADERRALMLPQELKAMDAKKEVFFYEGIPHPVMCDKIRYYEEKFFMQRLLPKVEPRTLRLGS; translated from the coding sequence ATGCACCTTGGAAAGGTGGCTGCCACGCTGGTGGCATGCACGGCTGCGGGAGTCGCAGCGCTTTACGGGTCAGGCTACCTGACCCTCATGCTCCTCGGTGTCGACGCCGCCCCGTCATGGGACACGTGGTGGCGTTACACCGAGGTGCTGGGCCAGCCCGCATGGAAGCCGCATGCGTGGCGCATCTATGCCGGCGGTGCACTCGGCATCGGCGTCCCGGCGCTTCTCCTGCTTGGCGCGCTGTTCGTCACGTTCCGTAGCACGAAGAAGACACTGTACGGCGATGCGCGCTTCGCGACGGCGAATGACCTTGCCAGGCAAGGAATGTTTGATGCCAGCGAAACCAGCCTGGTCGTCGGCCGCATGGGCCATCGCCTTATCCAGATGTCGGGCCAGCAATTCGCCATTCTCGCCGCGCCCACGCGCAGCGGTAAGGGTGTGGGTATCGTCATTCCGAATCTGCTCACCTACGCAGGATCGGTCGTCGTTCTTGACATCAAGCAGGAAAACTTCGACCTCACCAGCGGATGGCGCGCACGCCAGGGGCACGACGTGCATCTGTTCAACCCCTTTGCGGAGGACCAGCGATCCTCGCGATGGAACCCGCTTCATTACGTCTCCGCTGGCGTCTTCCGGATATCGGATGTCATGTCAATCGCAGAGACCCTGTATCCCGATGGCTCAGGCGATCAGAAATTCTGGGTGAGCCAGGCGCGCAATGCGTTCGTGGCATTCGCCATGTACCTGTTTGAGGAGCGTGACGCGAAACGACGGCTCGGGCTTGCCAGCGAGCTGGCGCCGGAGCCCACGCTGGGTGCGATCTTCCGCCTCTCGTCGGGCAAGGGGGAAGAGATAAAGGCGCACCTCCGTCAGCTCGCTGCCGCGCCCTTCCTCGGCGATGAGGCACAGAACGCGTTCGCCAACCTCCTTTCCCAGGAGGAACGTACCTTCTCGTCGATCATGGGTAGCTTTCGCGAGCCCCTGAACATGTTCATCAACCCGGTGATGGATGCAGCCACGAGCGGCAATGATTTTCTCCTTACCGATCTTCGGCGCAGGAAAATGAGCATCTACATCGGTATCCAGCCGAATAAGCTGGGCGAATGCCGCACCATTATCAATCTGTTCTTCAGCCAGCTCATCAAGCTCAACACGAAGGAGCTTCCGCAGCAGAACCCGGCGCTGAAGCACCAGTGCCTCCTGCTCATGGATGAGTTCACCGCGATCGGCCGGGTCGACGTACTAGCGCACGCTGTTTCCTTCATCGCCGGCTACAACCTGCGCCTGCTGCCGATCATCCAGAGTGTGTCGCAGCTGGAGGCAGTGTATGGCGCCGACGTGGCCCGCACGCTGATCACTAATCACGCCCTCCAGATTGTTTACACGCCGCGGGAGCAGCGCGATGCCAACGAGTATTCCGAGATGCTCGGTTACACCACCGTGCGCAAGACCAGCACCACACGAGGGCGGGACGTCAGCCGCAGCGAAGCCGATGAGAGACGGGCGTTGATGCTTCCACAGGAACTCAAGGCCATGGATGCGAAGAAGGAGGTGTTCTTCTACGAAGGTATTCCGCATCCGGTGATGTGCGACAAGATCCGGTATTACGAGGAGAAGTTCTTCATGCAGCGACTGTTGCCGAAGGTCGAACCACGCACGCTGCGGCTGGGTTCATAG
- a CDS encoding efflux RND transporter permease subunit, whose translation MKIAQFFVERPILAGVLSVIFLIAGTIAMFKLPISEYPEVVPPTVVVKATYPGANPKTIAETVATPLEEQINGVEGMLYTSSQSTSDGAMTLTVTFALGTDLDNAQVQVQNRVAQAQPRLPEEVQRLGVTTTKSSPDLTMVVHITSPDSRYDMLYLSNYARTHIKDQLARLDGVGDVQLFGAGEYSMRIWMNPEQLAIRNLTTGDVVNAIREQNIEVAAGALNAPPGPNSNAFQVNINTRGRLINEEDFANIIVRSEGSSVTHLRDVARVELGSNNYALRSLLNNREAVAIPIFQRPGSNAIAISDEVRQAMADLKKDFPQGVDYSIVYDPTVFVRGSIDAVVHTLFEAIVLVVLVVILFLQTWRASIIPLVAVPVSLIGTFAVMYLAGFSLNALSLFGLVLAIGIVVDDAIVVVENVERHIEHGLDPKMATRQAMTEVTGPIVATALVLCAVFVPAAFISGLTGQFYRQFALTIAMSTVISAFNSLTLSPALAAILLKGRDEPKDRLTVWMDRYLGWLFRPFNRTFERAADGYVGGVKKILRFSAVVLVLYAGLVALGVLGFAKTPTGFVPPQDKQYLVAFAQLPDAASLDRTEAVIRRMGDIALKDPGAANAVQFPGLSINGFTNSTNSGIVFVPLKPFEERRSKDLSADAIAARLNAQFASIQDAYIAIFPPPPVNGLGTIGGFRMQIEDRGDLGFEEMFKQTQNVIAQSQKTPELAHLFTSYQVSVPQFDADIDREKAKSEGIDLSDVFQTMAAYLGSLYVNDFNRFGRTYQVNVSAEPSFRHEPTDIANLKTRNAAGDLVPLGSFVTVRQSNGPDRVQHYNGYPTAEINGGAAPGYSTGQAQEAMEKLVKANLPNGMTYEWTELTYQQILAGNTAVLVFPLSVLLVFLVLASLYESLSLPLAVILIVPMVLLSAIAGVILTGGDNNIFTQIGLIVLVGLACKNAILIVEFAREAEIEGMNRIDAVLEAARLRLRPILMTSFAFIMGVVPLVTSHGAGAEMRHAMGVTVFAGMLGVTFFGLIFTPLFYVLIRAWNERSEARRAARRERRLLAHAAREA comes from the coding sequence ATGAAAATCGCTCAATTCTTCGTCGAACGCCCGATCCTCGCGGGCGTGCTGTCGGTCATCTTCCTCATCGCCGGCACCATCGCGATGTTCAAGCTGCCGATCAGCGAATACCCGGAAGTGGTGCCGCCCACCGTCGTGGTGAAGGCGACCTACCCCGGCGCCAACCCCAAGACCATCGCTGAAACCGTCGCCACGCCGCTGGAAGAACAGATCAACGGCGTGGAAGGCATGCTCTACACCTCGTCGCAGTCCACCAGCGACGGCGCGATGACCCTCACCGTCACCTTCGCCCTGGGCACCGACCTGGACAACGCGCAGGTGCAGGTGCAGAACCGCGTCGCCCAGGCACAGCCGCGCCTGCCGGAAGAAGTGCAGCGCCTCGGCGTCACCACCACCAAGAGCTCGCCCGACCTGACCATGGTCGTGCACATCACCTCGCCCGACAGCCGCTACGACATGCTTTACCTGTCGAACTACGCGCGCACGCACATCAAGGACCAGCTCGCCCGCCTGGACGGCGTCGGCGACGTGCAGCTGTTTGGTGCGGGTGAGTACAGCATGCGCATCTGGATGAACCCCGAGCAGCTGGCGATCCGCAACCTCACCACCGGTGACGTGGTGAACGCGATCCGCGAGCAGAACATCGAGGTGGCCGCCGGTGCGCTCAACGCCCCGCCCGGCCCGAACAGCAATGCGTTCCAGGTGAACATCAACACGCGCGGCCGCCTCATCAACGAGGAAGACTTCGCCAACATCATCGTGCGCAGCGAAGGCAGCTCGGTCACCCACCTGCGTGACGTCGCGCGCGTGGAGCTGGGCTCGAACAACTACGCCCTGCGCAGCCTGCTGAACAATCGCGAAGCGGTGGCCATCCCCATCTTCCAGCGCCCCGGCTCCAACGCCATCGCCATTTCGGACGAAGTGCGCCAGGCCATGGCCGACCTGAAGAAGGACTTCCCGCAGGGCGTCGATTACTCGATCGTCTACGATCCCACGGTGTTCGTGCGTGGCTCGATCGACGCGGTGGTGCACACGCTGTTCGAGGCGATCGTCCTGGTCGTGCTCGTCGTGATCCTGTTCCTGCAGACGTGGCGCGCCTCGATCATCCCGCTGGTCGCCGTGCCGGTCTCGCTGATCGGTACGTTCGCGGTGATGTACCTCGCCGGCTTCTCGCTCAACGCGCTGTCGCTGTTCGGCCTGGTGCTCGCCATCGGTATCGTCGTGGACGATGCGATCGTCGTGGTCGAAAACGTCGAGCGCCACATCGAACACGGGCTGGACCCGAAGATGGCCACGCGCCAGGCGATGACCGAAGTGACCGGCCCGATCGTCGCGACGGCACTGGTCCTTTGCGCGGTGTTCGTGCCGGCGGCCTTCATCAGCGGCCTCACCGGCCAGTTCTATCGCCAGTTCGCCCTCACCATCGCGATGTCGACGGTGATCTCGGCGTTCAACTCGCTCACCCTGAGCCCGGCGCTCGCGGCCATCCTGCTCAAGGGCCGCGATGAACCGAAAGACCGCCTCACCGTGTGGATGGACCGCTACCTTGGCTGGCTGTTCCGTCCGTTCAACCGCACGTTCGAACGCGCGGCGGACGGTTACGTCGGTGGCGTGAAGAAGATCCTTCGCTTCTCGGCCGTGGTGCTGGTGCTGTATGCCGGTCTCGTCGCCCTGGGCGTGCTCGGCTTTGCAAAAACCCCGACCGGCTTCGTGCCGCCGCAGGACAAGCAGTACCTCGTGGCCTTCGCGCAGCTGCCGGATGCCGCCTCGCTCGACCGTACCGAAGCGGTGATCCGCCGCATGGGCGACATCGCCCTGAAGGACCCGGGTGCGGCCAATGCCGTGCAGTTCCCCGGCCTGTCGATCAACGGCTTCACCAACAGCACCAACTCGGGCATCGTCTTCGTTCCGCTGAAGCCCTTCGAGGAGCGCCGTTCGAAGGACCTCTCGGCCGACGCCATCGCCGCCCGCCTGAACGCACAGTTCGCTTCGATCCAGGATGCGTACATCGCGATCTTCCCGCCCCCGCCGGTGAACGGCCTGGGCACGATCGGCGGTTTCCGCATGCAGATCGAAGACCGTGGCGACCTCGGCTTCGAGGAGATGTTCAAGCAGACGCAGAACGTCATCGCGCAGAGCCAGAAGACGCCGGAACTCGCCCACCTGTTCACCAGCTACCAGGTGAGCGTGCCGCAGTTCGATGCCGACATCGACCGCGAGAAGGCCAAGTCGGAAGGCATCGACCTGAGCGACGTGTTCCAGACCATGGCCGCGTACCTCGGCTCGCTCTACGTGAACGACTTCAACCGCTTCGGCCGCACCTACCAGGTGAACGTCTCCGCGGAACCGTCGTTCCGCCACGAACCGACCGACATTGCCAACCTGAAGACGCGCAACGCCGCGGGCGACCTCGTCCCGCTGGGTTCGTTCGTCACCGTGCGCCAGTCGAATGGCCCGGACCGCGTGCAGCACTACAACGGCTACCCCACCGCCGAGATCAACGGTGGCGCGGCCCCGGGTTACAGCACCGGCCAGGCGCAGGAAGCGATGGAGAAGCTGGTCAAGGCCAACCTGCCGAACGGCATGACCTACGAGTGGACCGAGCTCACCTACCAGCAGATCCTCGCCGGCAATACCGCGGTACTGGTGTTCCCGCTGTCGGTGCTGCTGGTGTTCCTGGTGCTGGCTTCGCTGTATGAAAGCCTGAGCCTGCCGCTGGCGGTGATCCTGATCGTGCCGATGGTGCTGCTCTCGGCGATTGCCGGCGTGATCCTCACCGGCGGTGACAACAACATCTTCACCCAGATCGGCCTGATCGTGCTGGTGGGCCTGGCGTGCAAGAACGCGATCCTGATTGTCGAGTTTGCCCGCGAAGCGGAAATCGAAGGCATGAACCGCATCGACGCGGTGCTGGAAGCCGCACGCCTGCGACTGCGCCCGATCCTGATGACCTCGTTCGCCTTCATCATGGGCGTGGTTCCGCTGGTCACGTCGCACGGCGCCGGTGCCGAAATGCGCCACGCCATGGGTGTGACGGTGTTTGCCGGCATGCTTGGCGTCACGTTCTTCGGCCTGATCTTCACCCCGCTCTTCTATGTGCTGATCCGCGCGTGGAACGAACGCTCCGAGGCACGCCGCGCGGCGCGCCGTGAGCGTCGCCTCCTCGCCCATGCGGCTCGTGAGGCCTGA
- a CDS encoding efflux RND transporter periplasmic adaptor subunit, which produces MKKKILFGSSALAVAVASAIWLGSPSTHAADKPAGMPTPEVTVAQVLLRPVSDSSTFTGRIQAVDTIQIRPRVNGYVDSVHFREGAEVKKGDLLFTIDPRPYRAEADRLAANLAQAKAEAKNADANAARGSKLVQQHAVSQEEADRLDTAAASAKAQVASVQAALDNARLNLSFTEVRAPVDGKVSNAQITAGNLVTPTDTLTSVVTTDPMYVYFDVDEQSFLKLDRLRRQNGHAPEVEMGLADEQGYPHIGKIDFIDNQVRAGAGTIRLRAVFPNADGAFTPGLFARVELSSGAAQPRALIDDKAVGTDLGNKFVYVLGKDKKVEYRRVSTGALVDGLRVVDTGLSAEDVVIVNGLQRVRPGVEVNAKRVAMASLVPDNARNVASRPAGVDSVAQAKD; this is translated from the coding sequence ATGAAGAAGAAAATCCTGTTCGGTTCGTCCGCCCTGGCCGTGGCCGTGGCGTCCGCCATCTGGCTCGGTTCGCCCTCCACCCACGCGGCGGACAAGCCCGCCGGCATGCCCACGCCCGAGGTCACGGTGGCCCAGGTCCTTCTGCGCCCGGTCTCGGACAGCAGCACCTTCACCGGCCGCATCCAGGCGGTGGACACCATCCAGATCCGTCCGCGGGTGAATGGCTACGTCGACTCGGTGCACTTCCGCGAAGGTGCCGAGGTCAAGAAGGGCGACCTGCTGTTCACGATCGACCCGCGCCCCTACCGCGCGGAAGCCGACCGCCTCGCCGCCAACCTCGCCCAGGCGAAGGCCGAAGCGAAGAACGCCGACGCCAACGCCGCGCGCGGCAGCAAGCTGGTGCAGCAGCACGCCGTATCGCAGGAAGAAGCCGACCGCCTCGACACCGCCGCCGCCAGCGCCAAGGCCCAGGTGGCTTCGGTGCAGGCCGCGCTGGATAACGCCCGCCTCAATCTCTCGTTCACCGAGGTGCGTGCGCCGGTCGACGGCAAGGTCAGCAATGCACAGATCACCGCCGGCAACCTGGTGACCCCGACCGACACGCTCACCAGCGTCGTCACCACGGATCCGATGTACGTCTACTTCGACGTCGACGAGCAGTCCTTCCTGAAGCTGGACCGCCTGCGCCGCCAGAACGGCCACGCGCCGGAAGTGGAGATGGGCCTGGCTGACGAACAGGGCTATCCGCACATCGGCAAGATCGACTTCATCGACAACCAGGTGCGCGCCGGTGCCGGCACGATCCGCCTGCGCGCCGTGTTCCCCAACGCCGATGGCGCCTTCACCCCGGGCCTGTTCGCACGCGTGGAACTGAGCAGCGGTGCCGCGCAGCCGCGCGCCCTCATCGACGACAAGGCCGTGGGCACCGACCTCGGCAACAAGTTCGTCTACGTGCTGGGCAAGGACAAGAAGGTGGAATACCGCCGCGTCTCCACCGGCGCGCTGGTGGATGGCCTGCGCGTGGTCGACACCGGCCTCAGCGCCGAGGACGTCGTCATCGTCAACGGCCTGCAGCGCGTGCGCCCCGGCGTGGAAGTGAACGCCAAGCGCGTCGCCATGGCCTCCCTTGTTCCCGACAACGCGCGCAATGTCGCCAGCCGCCCCGCCGGCGTCGACAGCGTGGCGCAGGCGAAGGACTGA